From Hartmannibacter diazotrophicus, a single genomic window includes:
- a CDS encoding ATP-binding cassette domain-containing protein, which translates to MQVVAPPSPSDAARAGDGLVLRDVRIALGKAELFRIGLTVHPGEIATIMGPSGRGKSTLLAHIAGFLDPAFSASGEVRLGGEDLLALAPEERRLGLMFQDSLLFPHMSVAGNLLFALPQRIRGRRRRRAAVDEALADVGLEGLGERDPVTLSGGQASRVALLRTLLAEPRALLLDEPFSRLDRDLRGQVRTFVFERARSSGLPTLLVTHDHEDAEAAGGPILDLGE; encoded by the coding sequence ATGCAGGTCGTCGCGCCCCCATCTCCAAGCGACGCGGCAAGGGCCGGTGACGGTCTGGTGCTCCGCGATGTCCGCATCGCGCTCGGCAAGGCGGAGCTCTTTCGTATCGGCCTCACCGTTCATCCAGGCGAGATCGCCACGATCATGGGCCCGTCCGGACGGGGAAAATCGACGCTCCTCGCCCATATCGCCGGCTTCCTCGATCCGGCCTTTTCCGCTAGCGGAGAGGTGCGGCTTGGGGGCGAGGACCTCCTCGCCCTTGCGCCCGAGGAACGGCGGCTGGGGCTGATGTTCCAGGATTCGCTGCTCTTTCCTCACATGAGCGTTGCCGGGAACCTGCTCTTCGCCCTGCCTCAAAGAATCCGGGGGCGAAGGCGGCGGCGGGCTGCCGTCGACGAGGCGCTCGCCGATGTCGGACTTGAGGGGCTGGGCGAGCGCGATCCCGTCACGCTGTCGGGCGGCCAGGCCTCGCGCGTGGCTTTGCTGAGAACGCTTCTCGCCGAGCCGCGGGCACTGCTCCTCGACGAGCCGTTTTCGCGCCTTGATCGGGACCTGCGCGGCCAGGTTCGAACCTTCGTCTTCGAAAGGGCGCGCAGTTCAGGTCTGCCGACCCTGCTGGTGACCCATGATCACGAGGATGCCGAGGCGGCCGGCGGCCCGATTCTCGATCTGGGCGAGTGA
- a CDS encoding ROK family protein produces MPGTVDAFHFPVLFADIGGTNARFAVLEHPGAQPYYFEHIKTKDYETVADALATAILPQAGTPPRTLMFAVAAPIGKDRTPLTNSHWVVEPMALIERFGLAQVMLFNDFEALALALPTLTLDDIDPIGTAAAPALDNKVVVGPGTGLGAGGLVRAGGSWVPVAGEGGHIDLAPVSDRDFAIWPQIERLDGSFEGRVSAETLVCGSGLVRLYQAICRTDGLPMPHPDPAGVTAAAEANDPAAREAMELFAVHLGRTAGNLALVFLAHGGVYLAGGIAPRIAPILKSGGFRAAFEDKVPHSAMLSTMPTGIITHSRPALAGLIGYARSPGNFLLDVHDRLWG; encoded by the coding sequence ATGCCTGGGACCGTCGACGCCTTCCATTTCCCCGTGCTCTTCGCCGACATCGGCGGCACCAACGCCCGCTTCGCCGTTCTGGAGCATCCCGGCGCCCAGCCCTACTACTTCGAACATATCAAGACGAAGGACTACGAGACGGTCGCCGATGCGCTCGCGACCGCGATCCTGCCGCAAGCCGGAACACCGCCCAGAACCTTGATGTTCGCCGTCGCAGCCCCGATCGGCAAGGACCGCACGCCGCTCACCAACAGTCACTGGGTGGTCGAGCCCATGGCGCTCATCGAGCGCTTCGGCCTTGCCCAGGTGATGCTCTTCAACGATTTCGAGGCGCTGGCCCTCGCCCTTCCGACGCTCACGCTCGACGACATCGATCCCATCGGCACCGCCGCCGCGCCGGCACTCGACAACAAGGTCGTCGTCGGCCCCGGCACGGGCCTTGGCGCCGGCGGACTTGTCCGGGCGGGCGGCAGTTGGGTGCCGGTCGCCGGCGAAGGCGGGCATATCGATCTTGCGCCCGTGAGCGATCGCGATTTTGCCATTTGGCCACAAATCGAGCGGCTCGACGGGAGCTTTGAAGGCCGGGTTTCGGCGGAAACGCTGGTCTGCGGCTCGGGCCTCGTGCGTCTCTACCAGGCGATCTGCCGCACGGACGGATTGCCGATGCCCCATCCCGATCCGGCGGGCGTCACCGCGGCGGCCGAGGCCAACGACCCGGCGGCCCGCGAGGCGATGGAACTCTTCGCCGTCCATCTCGGGCGTACGGCCGGCAACCTCGCCCTCGTGTTTCTTGCACATGGAGGCGTCTATCTGGCCGGCGGCATCGCGCCGAGGATCGCGCCGATCCTGAAATCCGGCGGCTTTCGTGCCGCCTTCGAGGACAAGGTGCCCCATTCGGCGATGCTCTCGACCATGCCGACCGGCATCATCACCCACAGCCGGCCGGCGCTCGCCGGTCTCATCGGCTATGCCCGCTCGCCCGGCAACTTCCTTCTCGACGTTCACGACCGTCTCTGGGGCTAG
- a CDS encoding BMP family lipoprotein, translating to MIKKLVSAAFATVILAGTALAADVKPAVVYGTGGKFDKSFNEAAHNGAEKFKAETGIDYRDFEPTNDTQGEQALRNFASHGFNPVVGVSFAWTSAIEKVAKEYPDTKFYIIDSVVELPNVKSVVFKEEEGSFLVGLIAGMKSESKKVGFVGGMDIPLIRRFECGYFQGAKAADEKVEVSGFMTGTTGAAWNDPVRGGELAQAQFDKGADVVYAAAGATGLGVLQKAADEGKYSIGVDSNQNYLHPGSVLTSMVKRVDVAVYNAFKDTMDDKFEGGVSSLGLAEGGVDWALDENNEKLITPDIKEAVEKAKAQIIDGSVMVHDYMKDNACPY from the coding sequence ATGATCAAGAAACTCGTGAGCGCGGCCTTTGCGACCGTCATCCTGGCCGGAACGGCGCTCGCCGCCGACGTGAAACCGGCGGTGGTGTATGGCACCGGCGGCAAGTTCGACAAGTCCTTCAACGAGGCCGCCCACAACGGCGCCGAGAAGTTCAAGGCTGAGACCGGTATCGACTATCGCGATTTCGAACCGACCAACGACACCCAGGGCGAACAGGCGCTGCGCAACTTCGCCTCGCACGGCTTCAATCCGGTCGTCGGTGTGTCCTTTGCCTGGACCTCGGCGATCGAGAAGGTCGCCAAGGAATATCCCGATACCAAGTTCTACATCATCGATTCCGTCGTCGAACTGCCGAACGTGAAGTCGGTCGTCTTCAAGGAGGAGGAGGGCTCCTTCCTCGTCGGCCTCATCGCCGGCATGAAGTCCGAATCCAAGAAGGTCGGCTTCGTCGGCGGCATGGATATTCCCCTGATCCGCCGTTTCGAGTGCGGCTATTTCCAGGGCGCCAAGGCGGCTGACGAGAAGGTCGAGGTCTCCGGCTTCATGACCGGCACCACGGGTGCTGCCTGGAACGACCCTGTGCGCGGCGGCGAACTCGCCCAGGCTCAGTTCGACAAGGGCGCGGATGTCGTCTACGCGGCCGCTGGCGCGACGGGCCTTGGCGTGCTGCAGAAGGCCGCCGACGAGGGCAAGTATTCGATCGGCGTCGACAGCAACCAGAACTACCTGCATCCGGGTTCCGTGCTGACCTCGATGGTCAAGCGCGTGGATGTCGCCGTCTACAACGCCTTCAAGGACACCATGGACGACAAGTTCGAGGGCGGCGTTTCCTCGCTCGGTCTTGCCGAGGGCGGTGTCGACTGGGCGCTCGACGAGAACAACGAGAAGCTGATCACGCCGGACATCAAGGAAGCGGTCGAAAAGGCCAAGGCCCAGATCATCGACGGTTCGGTCATGGTGCACGACTACATGAAGGACAATGCCTGCCCTTACTGA